The region agtattttttttgtgtgtgtgtgattacatctatgtattcttggcattgcAAACCCAccagtttttattgatttattttacttggtttaactacgacAGCCATCTttttgtcatggcacacaacacaTTTTAGTTATACGGCTGtttactgaaacctcagtgtctcgGCTCgtatggtcctagctccttggaaccaAAAATGGTTTCTAGAGTACATTACTCCACCAgagtcccccaccagagatattcaacccaaaaGTGAGGGgaattaaaaactattttttaaagaacCCTTGCCATTATAAACTGACCCTAAAAGTTGAACTTTTAACCTTACCTTGTCAAACATACCTTGTCATGTGCTCTAGaggtcagtttttgttccaaggtgCTAGGACCTacctgagccgagatattgaggtttccgtaaacagctggCCGTTGTCGTtaaaccaatttaaaaaaacaaacaaacaaacaaacaaaaaaaactggtggttttgcaatgccaattcACAgcggtaatcactcaaaaaaattgagaaaaatggaaaattaaaaatttgtCAAGCAACCtatattggaccacttgagatggactggcCCTATAACAGGATGAGGTACCTTTTTCAGCTCAGCAGTGACAGTGCTGGTGTGAGTGCATAAGACGCAGCAGTGTTCCTTGGATTTTTAAACACCCCACTGACTGCCGAGTTGAGAATTATTAATTAGCCATACATATCCAGCCAACAACATCCTTCAATCAGAAACTGACACACTACATATGGAGAAAGATAGGTGTGGTCTTCAACTGTACACCAACAGGGAAGGTGTGTCGAATAAAGTGGCTGTAAGTGTGCACAGTATTTAAAAATCCTAACAAAGTTGCTTTCTCTAACACACATATACCAGCACAGCACTCTACCTTAATAATGTCTGGTCAGCCATGGTTTTATGATTGTTTCCACTGATGGCTGGAGAAAAAGAGGGCtcataaatctttatttattaaaaatatttgtttaaaatgtgtcacaattattggcacccctatgaattcatatgtgGGAAATATATTTgacgtatattcccattgatattttacatttttagtacacctgggtgactaggaactgGAAATTGGTCAACCATGACTGgggtatacaggtgcatcttaaaaaatttgaatatcgtggaaaagtttttttttttctgtaattgaattcaaaaagtggaaaatttctttactctaatattttgagatactgaatttttgatttccatgaactgtaagccgtaatcatcaagattaaaacaaaaaaaggcttgaaacatttcactttgtgtaatgaatctggaatatatgaaagttccactttttgaattaaattacggaaagaaatgtacttttccactaTATTCTAATTTCTTGAGTTGCATCTGTAAATATGAGATAActcataggccaaattccctttaGTCATCcatcacaatgggtaagaccaaggattatagctgtgatgtgcagcaaaaggttgttgagcgtcacaaaatgtgaagtaactataagaaaatagcaaaagcattgaaaatgacCAATTAAGAGGTTCCAGTCAACTGAAAATCTTATGGAAGAGGACGTGtttctatattgtctcaatgcccTGTGAAGAGGATAGTTCCGAGTGGCCAATatatctccaaggatcacatgtggagaattgcagaaattagttgcttcttggggtcagaaagtctccagaactacaatccaaagtcacctacgtcaccacaagttgtttggaagagtttcaagaaaaaagcctctactgtcatccaaaaataaactctggcatcttcagtttgccagacagtATAGGAACTtaaaatgggatcgggttctatggtcagataaaaccaaaatggagctttttggcaataaacaccagaggtggttttggcacacagagaggtagccatatggaaaagtacctcatgcccaaggttaaatatggtggtggccctttaatattttggggctgtttttctgccggaggacctggacattttgttaggatacctggcatcatggactcctgGGTGCCTCTgctagaaagcttaaaatgggccgtggttggatcttccagcaggacgatgatataaaatatacatcaaaatcaacacaaaattggtttactgaccacaaaatcaaggtcttgccATAGGCATCCcaatcccctgacttgaaacccatagaaaacctgtggggtgaactgaagaggagagtccaccagcaaggacctcgaaatttgaaggatctggagagattctgtatggaggaatggtctcagatcccttgccatgtattctccaacctcatcaggcattataggagaagtctcagagctgttatcttggcaaagggaggtagcacaaagtattgactaaaagggtgccaataattgtgccacacatatttaacaaagatttctTTTTGGCTAAATATGTCTcgtttgcatttgtttgatatccatgagagcagagtgttttcgtgaacacagccttctttgctcatgtttaccaagggtgctaatattagtggagagcactgtatactgatagtggattttaccgataccaaTAACTAAGATGGGCAATATTTGCCGATAACCAATTAATCAACCGATTGAAATTGATTGATCCAAACTGAACccaaaagtaacactccaaataaataaagagacatCCAAAGTGGACCAAAAATACTTCAAAATTTGTCAATGAtaatttttatttctcctctagaggccgctcttgtacTTTGTAAGACAGGGGACTCCTCTCAGCCGCTCCGCAAAGGATGAAACcagggaaaaactatcggtgtggatatTTGCTGATAACCCATAGTTTCAACAGTTGGTTATCTGTGCCGATTAATCGACAAAATTGATCAATCGGTCGATCTCTATTGTATACCTAGAAAGTCTAAGTGAAGTGTACTGATAAAGTGGCTAATGAGTTTGTGTGTCTTTGGAAAGATTTGCAGCCTTTGTGTCTAACTTACCACTAAGAGGCATTAAAGTGGCAGTAAAAGTTGAAAAAGAGGAACTTTTAAGAGCAAGGGTGGGGTCAACCCCATTTCTAAAGACAATGGCatgtttaatgaatgaatatttacatttattggcTGACGCAATAAGTGTCTGTGTGATTTTCCTAAACCAAATCCCAATACATGTTATAAATAAGTACAATTCAAACAAATTTCATATTTGCAGTTTATCTTTGTAGCACTATTTTCATGTTGCTTAAGTAGTGGAAGGTTGTGTAAAGTTTGAGCTCTGGCAGTTCTGCATTACTTAATAGAGGTGACTGCCCTTTTGACTCCACTGACATATTCCTATATCAGACACAATACTTTTTTAAAGCTTGTTGCCAttaaatacagtgcatccggaaagtattcacagcgcttcactttttccacattttgttatgttacagccttattccaaaatggattaaattcattattttcctcaaaattctacaagcaataccccataatgacaacgtgaaagaagtttgttggaaatctttgcaaatttattaaaaataaaaacaaaaaaaggacatgtacatatgtattcacagcctttgccattacactcaaaattgagctcaggtgcatcctgtttccactcatcatccttgagatgtttctacaacttgattggagtccacctgtggtaaattcagttgactggacatgatttggaaaggaacacacctgtctatataaggtcccacagttaacaatacatgtcagagcacaaaccaaaccaagccatgaaatccaaggaattgtctgtagaccgcCGAGACAGGATGgtatcaaggcacagatctggggaagggtacagaaacatttctgcagcattgaaggtcccaatgagcacagtggcctccatcatctgtaaatggaagaagtttggaaccaccaggactcttcctagagctggccgcccggccaaactgagcgattgggggagaagggccttagtcagggaggtgaccaaaaacctgatggtcactctgacagagctccagcgtgtgtCTCTGGAGAGAGGAAAACCTTcaagaagaacaaccatctcggcagcactccatcaatcaggcttgtatggtagagtggccagacggaagccacagcctgcctggagtttgccaaaaggcacccgAAGGACTCCCAGACCataagaaacaaaattctctggtctgatgaaacaaagattgaactctttggcctgaatgtcaagcgtcatgtctggagaaaaccaggcaccactcatcacctggccaataccatccctacagtgaaacatgatggtggcagcatcatgctgtgggaatgTTTTTTCAGCGGCAgaaactgggagactagtcaggatcaagggaaagatgactgcagcaatgtacagagacatccttgatgaaaacctgctccagagtgctctggacctcagactggggcaaaggttcaccttccaacaggacaacaaccctaagcacacagccaagataacaaaggagtgactacaggacaactctgtgaatgtccttgagtggcccagccggagcccagacttgaacccgattgaacatctgtGGAGAGATCTGAATATGGCTGAGCatcgacgctccccatccaacctgatggatcttgagaggtcctgcaaagaagaatgggagaaactgcccaaaaataggtgtgccaggcttgtagcatcatactcaaaaagacttgaggctgtaattggtgccaaaggtgcttcaacaaagtattgagcaaaggctgtgaatacttatgtacatgtgctttttttatttttaataaatttgcaaagatttcaaacaaacttttttcacATTGTAATTATGGcttattgtttgtagaattttgaggaaaataatgaatttaatccattttggaataaggctgtaacataacaaaatgtggaaaaagtgaagcgctgtgaatactttctggatgcactgtatatcaaACACAAATATCCTATACACACTATTTTGTTAAATTGCATTTAGGGTTGTTTGTGATTTTGGGACTTCTGGAGTACTTCTAACTGTCGCAGGCTTACAACCTGTTTTCAGTGCTAATTACACTTAAAAAAGAATTAGgagttttaattttaataacaaCCAATTCTTAAGAGTTTCTCTTAAATCGTCCAGTTACGTGGTAGAGTTAGCCTTAGCCTAGCTCCTGATATATGCATTAATCAGTATTCACTTGGGAGAAACTTGTACCTCTTACAAGTTTTGAAAAGACAACACATGCATTATTCACTAATTATTAGTGAAGCATTAtccctttttccttttctccctACTTTGTGTTTTCAGAGTTGTACTATGACAGAGGGAACCATCATGAGTTTGTATCGCTGGTGAAGGACCTGGCTCGGCCGGGTGAGATGAGCCAGTCTCAGACGTTTGACTTTGAGTTCACACATGTTGAGAAGCCTTATGAATCTTACACGGGCCAGAACGTCAAACTCCGGTATGCTCCTGAAATAGTATTTACAGAATGTGTCCATCATGGATAAACACCAGACTCATAAAAGGATTAGTCATGTTGAAGTATTTCATTGGCATAGAGTTTAAGTAATGATGTAGCTATGATTTTATCTAACTGCTAATTGTAATCATATACTTCAactgaatttttaaaacatgtttgtttgttttttttatttcaaagctATTTTCTACGAGCGACTGTCAGCAGAAGGCTAAATGACATCAGCAAAGAGATGGACATTGTTGTGCACACACTCAGCACATATCCAGAGCTGAACTCCTCTATTAAGATGGAAGTGGGGATTGAGGACTGCCTACACATTGAATTTGAGTACAACAAATCCAAGTAAGTTTCTAAATTTGTTAATCATGGaatcaaaaaaaaagtgagctaTATACTTTATTGGGGGAAACAACGTCTCTGTAATATGATCTCCTGCAAAACGCTAAGCTCACTGTTGAGCTGTTAGGCCTATATACTGTTCCTCTAATGTTCTTCTAATTAGAGTTAGTGAGCTTGTAATTTAGAGGGTCCACAGTACCATCACAACATCTACAGTTTAGCTATAGTGTTTACAATTTGTGACCCCTTGTTACAATAGATACAAAAACTACTTTTCTGCTTAGaccaaatgtgaataaaattcaccagAAAGCCAGTGTACTAAAGGGGAAAGGACATAGACAGTCGGGTTACttaatgtgttaattaaaataTGTAATGTCTTTAAACTGATGCCCAGATCTACAAAAAATGTTAGTCAACAGTAAATATCTAGACGGTTTACTGTAATGTGCAACATCTGACTTGTACCAGATCGTGGACATGTACTAAAATGAATTTTGTAACAATTGTAAAAAGCAAGGTTGTCAAATTTTAGGGCCACTCAGTCCAATCACAAGTGAGCCAGGTTAGTTTACTGACCAGTAACATATCAACAACTCTTCTTAAATGTGATAATTTTATTTCCAATTGTCTGAAAGGTACATTCTGATTGCACAATTGAATTGTATGTTGCGCATACATCATCAACAGAACACAATAAAACATGGcattcaatacaaaaaaaacctgcgaaatatatacaataccttgcataagtattcatcccCCTTTCCCACATTTTACAGTGATCCAGTCTGGAACTGAACTATTCTTAATTGGTTTTATATCATAATCCATGAATCTTCATAAAATAGCCTATAATAATAGAAAAGTGTATCTGGGGCTGAAATcaatagtttgcaaaattatttatgaaaaaaaaatcagttatgattgcataagtattcaccctcaCTGCTGTGAAATCCCTAGATtagattaatttttttcccttcgggtttttgtttgtaaaaattttttatttatttatttattttggaagcAGACACATTACAATAAATTTATGGCCCCGAGTTTATTGCTCTcctttgccccctagtggagcAAGAGAGACTAGCTCTTTTTCAAATGTGTCAATTCAATTACTGTCCACAAGACAATTTTAATTTAGAACACAGATTCCTAATTAATTTGATGGTGTGTTATATTAGAACCGTTATCACACCGCGTGTTTAACATCCTGGTATAACGTAAGATTATATACTCGAGTGTTTGCTTCTGAATCTGAAAAGAATATGCAGATTACAGATGAATATCAATACCAATACATGTTTCACCATGAACAGTAAGTAATTACACATGTTCTGAGTCATTGCACACATTCCTGCTTGTCTTTTAGGTACCATCTCAAGGACGTGATAGTTGGGAAAATCTATTTCCTTTTGGTGCGGATTAAAATCAAGCATATGGAAATAGACATCATTAAGAGGGAGACAACAGGAACTGGGCCCAATGTTTACCATGAAAATGACACCATTGCAAAGTATGAAATCATGGATGGAGCACCCGTCAGAGGTACAGAGCAGTGGGCAAAGCTGAATCCTTCTCAAATTTGGAAATATTTGTTGCCAGTATTGCAGTTAATTTTAATGTTACTAGTAATCTTTTGCCCTTAATGAAATTTAGActcttaattttatttaaatcattgaGTAATATGTCAGGGTGTGAGATGATGGACAGTTAAACCTCcagaaaataattacaaattaaaatacaaCGTGACACTGTCTAGtaacatgaaaataatgtgATGGGCTTATTAACATCAGTGTATTTGCAAAGACATACCACTTTTGGAATTTAATGCATCAGTATTTACACTATGAAAGTATCTGacagtttctctttctctctcttcaatcttttttttatgttcaggTGAATCAATCCCAATTCGACTCTTCTTGGCTGGCTATGAAATGACTCCCACAATGAGAGACATCAACAAAAAGTTCTCTGTTCGCTATTACCTCAATCTGGTGCTCATTGATGAAGAGGAGAGACGTTACTTCAAACAACAGGTACATGCTGTTAAAGTTTGAGTTGAAATCTCAGTCCAGGTTTTGCTCAGTAGTTTTTGCTTCTAGGCGGCTTTCAACATTAAGCTTGATGATCGCCTAAACTTCtcacaatatcacaatattgtTTTATAACCCAAGACTTACTTGGactttataaacaaaaataaattctccGATACTGAATTTGAAACGCTCTCGCCTCTGCTCATCTTGGAGACAAATCTAGTGCTGCATCTTAAATGGCTTTGTGTTTTGTAGTGTTTAGTTTGTTCTAATGCACTAAACATTAAATGCagaattttggacacttttggCAGCTAAAAttgatattaatgcactcattgtAATGATtgatcatttctgtagtaacaccTTAGACATACACTTGTGTGATGGGCATTCCATGTAATCCAAATCTAGTAGTAAACTgattttcaaaacatttgatATAAAAACGGATTACTGATTCATGttatgttttctgtgaggagacatttatttaacatttatgaaaggagtcacCAGTGTCAGTATAAAGCTGTTACTTTTAAGTTTTTTTATGACTGAAAAGGCTAAGGATGGAAGAA is a window of Ictalurus furcatus strain D&B chromosome 16, Billie_1.0, whole genome shotgun sequence DNA encoding:
- the vps26bl gene encoding vacuolar protein sorting-associated protein 26B-like, with protein sequence MSFFGFGQSAEIDIVLNDAETRKKVEHKTEDGKKDKYFLFYDGETVSGKVNITLKNPGKRLEHQGIKIEFIGQIELYYDRGNHHEFVSLVKDLARPGEMSQSQTFDFEFTHVEKPYESYTGQNVKLRYFLRATVSRRLNDISKEMDIVVHTLSTYPELNSSIKMEVGIEDCLHIEFEYNKSKYHLKDVIVGKIYFLLVRIKIKHMEIDIIKRETTGTGPNVYHENDTIAKYEIMDGAPVRGESIPIRLFLAGYEMTPTMRDINKKFSVRYYLNLVLIDEEERRYFKQQEITLWRKGDIVRKSMSHQAAIASQRFEGSASAERAIAQAKEDDN